From the genome of Gemmatimonas phototrophica, one region includes:
- a CDS encoding protein O-mannosyl-transferase family: MPYPIVAAVVATMVLLGIYLSTAAPDLTFWDATELMAAAHTMGIPHPPGTPLWVLVGKLASMLFSSAAPPRAITLLSVWSAALTGGAAAYMAARWLGARGAVVAAVSAGTMLTVWNNATETEVYALSLLVSVLLLVTGEFAGRPDTDDHERRRARALMAFVCGLAVPLHLTVLVALPAAVAFAWRGPRPVWREVVAWVALAALGLSAIAVLPLFSAQNPTLDSGNPESWRALVSVLRREQYAVAGLWPRQAPLWLQLGNVFQWSDWQVAYGLHPFPTAHPVRTALTVLWAWLAVLGLRRLWRHDPRVGRAMLLLVLSASLGVALWLNMRAGPTFGVGLLPKGTPHEARERDYFFVLAFWGWGLLAGAGLSAIASALGRRLPAPVAMLPLALVVVPLLANRAVADRSREPVASLPRTYARLLLDAVPRRGVLFAGGDNDSFPLWYLQQVEDYRPDVTVITVPLLGAQWYRERLAAQQLLEVAAVARWPGQGAVLRSLVIHAEGARRAVRVSTLLERSDRLQLDPGGGWALQGLVYAPDRQLGAGQTGLDLPALRRQRSMVPMGALAPLPPGADPAAQTAQELLQCTQVLGPADSLLVSGCGGV, encoded by the coding sequence GTGCCGTACCCCATCGTCGCCGCAGTCGTGGCGACGATGGTGCTTTTGGGCATCTATCTGTCCACCGCCGCCCCCGATCTCACGTTTTGGGACGCCACGGAACTCATGGCGGCGGCGCACACGATGGGCATTCCCCATCCCCCCGGCACCCCGCTCTGGGTGTTGGTGGGGAAACTGGCGTCGATGCTCTTCAGCAGCGCCGCTCCGCCACGGGCCATTACCCTGCTGTCGGTGTGGAGTGCGGCGCTCACCGGTGGAGCGGCGGCGTACATGGCGGCCCGCTGGCTCGGCGCGCGAGGCGCGGTGGTGGCTGCCGTAAGTGCCGGCACCATGCTGACCGTCTGGAACAACGCGACCGAAACCGAAGTGTACGCGCTGTCGCTCCTGGTCAGCGTGCTCCTGCTCGTGACCGGGGAGTTCGCCGGGCGCCCCGATACGGACGATCACGAGCGACGCCGCGCCCGGGCCCTCATGGCCTTTGTGTGTGGGTTGGCGGTGCCGCTGCATCTCACCGTGCTCGTGGCGTTGCCGGCAGCCGTGGCGTTCGCCTGGCGCGGACCGCGTCCCGTTTGGCGTGAGGTGGTGGCGTGGGTGGCCCTGGCCGCGTTGGGGCTGTCCGCCATTGCTGTGCTGCCGCTCTTCTCGGCGCAAAATCCCACCCTCGACTCCGGGAATCCCGAGAGCTGGCGGGCGTTGGTGTCGGTGTTGCGGCGCGAACAGTACGCCGTTGCTGGACTCTGGCCGCGTCAGGCGCCCCTCTGGTTGCAGTTGGGGAATGTCTTTCAGTGGTCCGACTGGCAGGTCGCCTACGGACTGCATCCGTTTCCCACGGCTCATCCGGTGCGCACGGCGCTCACGGTGCTTTGGGCGTGGCTGGCGGTACTTGGACTGCGTCGCCTGTGGCGGCATGACCCCCGGGTGGGGCGTGCCATGCTCCTGCTCGTGTTAAGCGCCTCGTTAGGTGTGGCACTGTGGCTCAACATGCGGGCCGGTCCCACCTTTGGCGTGGGACTGCTCCCCAAGGGCACGCCGCATGAGGCGCGGGAGCGCGACTATTTTTTTGTCCTTGCCTTCTGGGGCTGGGGACTGCTCGCGGGAGCGGGGCTGTCCGCCATAGCCAGTGCGCTGGGGCGCCGTCTCCCGGCACCGGTTGCCATGCTCCCACTGGCGCTGGTGGTCGTACCGCTGCTGGCCAATCGTGCCGTGGCCGATCGCTCCAGAGAGCCTGTTGCCTCGCTCCCCCGCACCTACGCCCGGCTCCTGCTTGATGCCGTGCCTCGTCGCGGGGTGCTCTTTGCTGGCGGGGACAACGACAGTTTTCCGCTCTGGTATTTGCAACAGGTGGAAGATTACCGCCCCGACGTCACCGTGATCACGGTCCCGCTGCTCGGAGCACAGTGGTATCGCGAGAGGTTGGCCGCCCAGCAGCTCCTCGAGGTCGCAGCCGTTGCGCGGTGGCCTGGGCAGGGCGCGGTCCTGCGTTCACTCGTGATACACGCGGAGGGTGCCCGACGCGCCGTTCGCGTGAGCACCCTGCTGGAACGGTCGGATCGGCTGCAGCTGGACCCTGGGGGTGGGTGGGCGCTGCAGGGGCTGGTGTATGCGCCCGACCGTCAGCTTGGGGCGGGGCAGACGGGGCTCGATCTGCCAGCCCTGCGGCGGCAGCGCAGCATGGTGCCCATGGGGGCGCTGGCGCCACTTCCCCCCGGTGCCGATCCGGCCGCGCAAACGGCGCAGGAACTGCTGCAGTGCACACAGGTGTTGGGCCCCGCCGACTCGTTACTTGTGTCGGGGTGTGGCGGTGTCTAA
- a CDS encoding YggS family pyridoxal phosphate-dependent enzyme: MPISDHVTAVLRGAVQDAVAEVRTRIADARARGGHGQEVTLVAVTKTHGPEAVEAAYAAGVTDVGENRVQEAEAKMAQVTVPVRWHLIGHLQRNKARNALQFSLIHGMDSERLAVALHDEATRAGQSLDVLVQVNVSGETSKSGVAPVDVPAFAERLHRLPALRVRGVMTMAPFDADERVLREVFAGARAVRTALQSAGHAAEWLSMGMSGDYEIAVEEGATHVRLGTVLFGSRT; the protein is encoded by the coding sequence ATGCCAATTTCCGACCATGTCACGGCCGTGTTGCGGGGGGCCGTTCAGGATGCGGTGGCGGAGGTGCGTACGCGCATCGCCGACGCCCGCGCCCGTGGCGGACATGGACAGGAAGTGACGCTGGTCGCGGTGACCAAAACGCACGGGCCAGAAGCGGTTGAAGCGGCCTATGCCGCGGGTGTCACCGATGTGGGTGAGAACCGCGTGCAGGAAGCGGAGGCCAAGATGGCGCAGGTCACGGTCCCGGTACGTTGGCACCTCATTGGACATCTGCAGCGCAACAAAGCCAGGAACGCTCTGCAATTTTCACTGATCCATGGCATGGACAGTGAGCGGTTGGCGGTCGCGCTCCATGACGAGGCCACCAGGGCTGGGCAGTCGCTGGACGTGTTGGTACAGGTCAACGTGAGTGGCGAGACAAGCAAAAGCGGTGTGGCGCCGGTTGACGTTCCGGCGTTCGCGGAACGGCTGCACCGTCTGCCGGCGCTGCGAGTGCGCGGGGTCATGACCATGGCGCCCTTCGATGCCGACGAGCGGGTGTTGCGCGAGGTGTTCGCCGGCGCTCGCGCCGTTCGCACGGCGCTGCAATCGGCTGGTCATGCGGCGGAGTGGCTGAGTATGGGGATGTCCGGCGATTACGAAATCGCCGTGGAGGAAGGGGCCACGCATGTGCGCCTCGGTACTGTGCTTTTCGGCAGTCGGACCTGA
- a CDS encoding purine-nucleoside phosphorylase, producing MHARERIAACAQAVRARFAKPVEAAIILGTGLGGLAEEIQVEQVIDYSDLPNFPLSTVESHKGRLLCGTLGGKTIIAMQGRFHAYEGYSLQQVTFPVRVLRALGAQTLIVSNACGGMHPLWAPGDLMLIADHINLLGDNPLIGPNDETLGPRFPDMSEPYDAGLRTLARAVALEHGVALREGVYVAVQGPNLETRAEYRFLRGIGADVVGMSTVPEVIVAVHGGMRVLGLSIITDQCLPDSLKPAHLPDIIAVAKGAEPKLSAVVKGVLAQL from the coding sequence CTGCACGCGCGGGAGCGCATCGCGGCGTGTGCGCAGGCGGTGCGCGCGCGCTTTGCCAAGCCGGTGGAGGCCGCGATCATTCTGGGCACTGGCCTCGGGGGATTGGCCGAGGAAATCCAGGTGGAGCAGGTCATCGACTACAGTGACCTCCCCAACTTTCCGCTCTCCACGGTCGAGTCCCACAAAGGCCGCTTGCTCTGTGGCACGCTGGGCGGGAAAACGATTATCGCCATGCAGGGCCGTTTTCACGCGTACGAGGGCTATTCGCTCCAGCAGGTCACCTTCCCGGTGCGCGTGCTTCGTGCGCTGGGGGCACAGACGCTGATTGTGAGCAACGCGTGCGGTGGGATGCATCCGTTGTGGGCGCCCGGTGATCTCATGCTCATCGCCGATCACATCAATCTGCTGGGCGACAATCCGCTCATCGGTCCGAATGACGAAACACTCGGACCGCGGTTTCCCGATATGTCGGAACCCTACGATGCCGGCCTGCGCACGCTGGCCCGCGCCGTGGCGCTGGAGCATGGGGTCGCGTTGCGCGAAGGCGTCTACGTGGCGGTGCAGGGGCCCAACCTCGAAACGCGCGCCGAGTACCGATTCCTGCGCGGTATCGGGGCCGATGTCGTGGGCATGAGCACGGTGCCGGAAGTCATTGTCGCGGTCCATGGCGGCATGCGGGTACTGGGTCTGTCGATCATCACCGATCAGTGCCTCCCCGATTCGCTCAAGCCAGCCCATCTCCCCGACATCATTGCGGTGGCGAAGGGGGCGGAGCCCAAGCTGTCGGCCGTGGTCAAGGGCGTGCTCGCCCAGCTGTAG
- a CDS encoding DivIVA domain-containing protein: MTDESHQGFHLTALDARRYDFGNALRGYDRARVDQFREQVAEELERLARANQELDQKARNFHEQLKSFRERDKALNEALVSAQQLRGDIREQAEREAQLIVREAQQEADRQLQSVRDEVARAQQELQALWRTRRSYLAQLRNQLERQLAELSSAEQEPVPDFTTPRTGSAVEPDPSVVSQIRQLPQRNMAPTPSWLDAIVEDEQR; the protein is encoded by the coding sequence ATGACCGACGAAAGTCACCAGGGGTTTCATCTCACCGCGCTTGATGCGCGTCGCTACGACTTTGGCAACGCGCTGCGGGGCTATGATCGCGCGCGCGTTGACCAGTTTCGTGAACAGGTCGCCGAAGAACTCGAGCGGTTGGCGCGCGCCAACCAAGAGCTCGACCAGAAGGCGCGCAATTTTCACGAGCAGCTCAAGTCGTTCCGGGAGCGCGACAAGGCGTTGAACGAGGCCCTCGTGAGTGCGCAGCAGCTGCGCGGAGACATCCGCGAGCAGGCCGAGCGCGAGGCGCAGCTCATTGTGCGCGAGGCCCAACAGGAAGCAGACCGTCAATTGCAGTCGGTGCGCGACGAAGTCGCTCGTGCGCAGCAGGAACTGCAGGCCCTCTGGCGTACGCGGCGGTCGTACCTGGCCCAACTGCGCAACCAGCTGGAACGTCAGCTCGCTGAGCTCAGCTCCGCGGAGCAGGAGCCGGTCCCCGATTTCACCACACCGCGAACCGGTTCAGCGGTTGAGCCGGATCCGTCGGTGGTGAGCCAGATCCGTCAGCTGCCGCAACGGAACATGGCGCCAACGCCTTCCTGGCTCGATGCCATCGTGGAGGATGAACAGCGATGA